The following proteins are encoded in a genomic region of Tenacibaculum sp. 190524A05c:
- a CDS encoding CPBP family intramembrane glutamic endopeptidase, with protein MKKDNIPLKIALFFLFFLVLLIANQIVKNILIDEEITNYNIHLLIGIGSNIILSLVSLYFIKKNELLQLSGLHTFKAEKVHLLLFPLVFLVGINLVFGGDIPEFTPLQLIVLATYCLSIGFSEEFSIRGVLLPLLIKHGGGTKKSITRAIFISSLIFGLLHLIKFDKGLYGEISQVFFATFIGVLFGALLIATKSIYPLIIIHALIDFAAKIDSIGVPFEKTIASETDITGAIFLIILTLPCLLFGMYIIRKHIPEKIQLNEYQA; from the coding sequence ATGAAAAAAGATAATATTCCATTAAAAATCGCATTATTCTTTCTATTCTTTTTGGTCTTACTAATTGCCAATCAAATTGTAAAGAACATTCTAATAGATGAAGAAATTACCAACTATAATATTCACTTATTAATTGGAATAGGAAGTAATATCATATTGTCTTTAGTTTCTTTATACTTTATTAAAAAGAATGAATTATTACAATTGAGTGGACTACATACGTTCAAAGCTGAAAAAGTACATCTACTACTTTTCCCTTTAGTATTTCTTGTAGGGATCAATTTAGTATTCGGTGGAGATATTCCAGAATTTACGCCGTTACAATTAATTGTACTGGCCACATATTGTTTGAGCATTGGATTTTCGGAAGAATTCAGCATTAGAGGAGTATTATTACCATTATTAATTAAACATGGTGGTGGAACTAAAAAATCAATCACACGAGCAATTTTTATATCATCATTAATTTTCGGTTTGCTTCATCTTATTAAGTTTGACAAAGGTCTTTATGGAGAAATCTCTCAAGTATTCTTTGCCACGTTCATAGGTGTATTATTTGGAGCGCTTTTAATTGCGACAAAAAGTATTTATCCCTTAATTATAATTCATGCTTTAATTGATTTTGCTGCAAAAATAGATAGTATTGGTGTTCCTTTTGAGAAAACGATTGCAAGTGAAACTGATATTACTGGTGCTATTTTTCTAATTATCCTTACATTACCTTGTTTATTATTTGGAATGTATATCATTAGGAAACATATTCCAGAAAAAATTCAACTGAATGAATACCAAGCTTAA